A genomic window from Alkalihalobacillus sp. AL-G includes:
- a CDS encoding S8 family peptidase, with product MRFKSVAVILTSLFALALVFVFYPANEVEAPRGQGSEINPNSPQPLGISRHSDQLVEINSLEFGTKLVQKLNTDPSFGVITHENKVNSHFQEHEATVKFEVKPDSDELLQINKAIDGEVAEKLDSTYIFRAKSLSTPDLIDYFKKRNDVVFAEPNYIYLQNAITNDRLYQQYQWNLPAIQTEDGWNISRGNENVVIAVIDTGVDMKHPDLMGRLTDGYNVLTDSPTPNDDNGHGTHVAGIIASETNNGLGVAGMTWYNLIMPIKAMNAEGYGTSFNVAKGIRWATDHGADIINMSLGNYKASQAMKEAVDYANNKNVILVAATGNENTNQTSYPAGFEGVLGVAAVNQNLNRASFSNYGNYVDVAAPGVDIASTYLDGQYAALSGTSMATPHVSALAGLIRSLNPDLKNTEVLDIIKETTEDVGRPGKDVFTGSGVINIAEALQTANDDTSPNGIMGNWFND from the coding sequence ATGAGATTCAAGTCAGTCGCGGTCATATTGACATCATTGTTCGCATTAGCTCTAGTATTCGTTTTTTATCCAGCAAATGAAGTTGAGGCTCCAAGAGGCCAAGGTAGCGAGATCAATCCAAACAGCCCTCAGCCTCTAGGAATTTCGCGGCATTCGGATCAACTTGTTGAAATAAATTCACTCGAATTCGGAACTAAGCTGGTGCAAAAATTGAACACAGACCCTTCCTTTGGTGTCATTACCCATGAAAATAAGGTGAACAGTCATTTCCAAGAGCATGAAGCAACCGTTAAGTTTGAAGTGAAACCGGATTCCGATGAACTTTTACAAATTAACAAAGCAATCGATGGTGAAGTAGCTGAAAAGCTGGATTCCACCTATATTTTTAGGGCGAAATCCCTCTCTACACCAGATCTGATCGACTATTTTAAAAAAAGAAATGATGTTGTGTTTGCAGAGCCGAATTATATTTACTTACAAAATGCGATAACCAACGATCGGCTTTATCAACAATATCAGTGGAATCTACCAGCAATACAAACCGAGGATGGTTGGAATATTTCAAGAGGCAATGAGAATGTTGTCATTGCGGTTATTGATACAGGTGTAGATATGAAGCATCCGGATCTCATGGGGCGACTTACAGACGGTTATAACGTGCTGACCGATAGTCCTACACCAAATGATGATAATGGGCACGGTACCCATGTAGCAGGTATCATCGCTTCAGAAACGAATAATGGTCTTGGGGTTGCAGGAATGACGTGGTATAACTTAATCATGCCGATCAAAGCCATGAACGCAGAAGGCTACGGGACGTCATTCAATGTTGCAAAAGGAATCCGATGGGCAACCGATCACGGTGCGGATATTATCAATATGAGCCTAGGGAATTATAAAGCATCACAAGCAATGAAAGAAGCGGTTGACTACGCGAATAATAAAAATGTTATTTTAGTAGCGGCAACTGGAAATGAAAATACGAACCAAACAAGTTATCCCGCAGGGTTTGAAGGAGTATTAGGAGTTGCAGCAGTAAACCAGAATTTGAATAGGGCTTCTTTTTCAAACTATGGAAATTATGTAGACGTTGCAGCACCGGGTGTAGATATTGCGAGCACGTATCTAGATGGGCAGTACGCAGCCTTATCGGGAACATCGATGGCAACGCCTCATGTCTCGGCTTTAGCAGGGTTGATTCGTTCTCTTAACCCGGATCTAAAAAACACTGAAGTACTCGACATTATTAAGGAAACAACAGAGGACGTTGGACGGCCCGGAAAGGATGTTTTTACAGGGAGCG
- a CDS encoding alkaline phosphatase family protein yields the protein MRTLIKLIVVIFVILLVVAVFIYINGYEGKGIQKPVSSSKKPVILIVIDSMMDNSLQKAIQTQKTPALEFLKNQGQYFPEAISAYPTMSVTIDSTILTGTYPDQHSLPGLVWYDNNENRFINYGSGNKEIMALGVKQVLKNGIINLNNQHLSKNVKTIHEELAKADQDSASINGLIYRGDTPHALSKPKFASILNLLPEDLVTMGPSLLSLGRLSQLNPKNKLHNRFWQRFGLNDVYTANELIYLIEKDQLPSFTFAYFPDPDKTVHKNGPMDLKGITKTDKELLRVLEAFGSKEEAIENATWIVMGDSGQSPIGDEKETALIDLRSIFDDFDLVKPGQPINTNDQLLLAVNERMAYIYLLDETLKFDDISDLLLADERIGFTAWKENDGIIIKSPEDNEALLVKNDGDYEDDYGQSWSIQGDPAVLDVSMNENQIQFGNYPDAFSRLYGSLFSHDARFLIVDAKPGHELISEKTPTHIGGAGHGSLHRLDSTAPMIIIGSEQSPDSMRHVDLKQYIMTLIQKNNTGENDKT from the coding sequence ATGAGAACATTGATAAAGTTAATCGTTGTTATTTTCGTCATATTACTTGTAGTGGCTGTGTTCATTTATATAAATGGCTATGAGGGAAAAGGAATCCAAAAACCTGTTTCATCATCAAAAAAGCCCGTTATTCTTATTGTCATCGATTCAATGATGGACAATTCCTTACAGAAGGCAATACAAACCCAAAAAACCCCTGCCCTTGAATTTTTAAAGAACCAGGGACAATACTTTCCAGAAGCGATTTCTGCATACCCAACTATGTCTGTAACGATTGATAGTACCATTTTGACTGGAACCTATCCGGATCAACACAGTCTCCCTGGGCTTGTTTGGTATGACAATAATGAGAATCGGTTCATCAACTACGGCAGTGGAAACAAAGAAATCATGGCACTTGGTGTCAAACAAGTCTTAAAGAATGGAATCATCAATCTGAACAACCAACACTTAAGTAAAAATGTAAAGACCATCCATGAGGAGCTTGCAAAAGCAGATCAGGATTCAGCTTCAATTAACGGGCTTATTTATCGTGGGGATACTCCTCACGCGCTATCTAAACCTAAGTTCGCGTCAATCCTGAATTTATTACCCGAAGACCTTGTAACGATGGGTCCATCCTTACTTTCACTCGGTCGTCTGTCACAACTGAATCCGAAAAATAAACTCCATAACCGATTTTGGCAAAGGTTTGGATTGAACGATGTATATACTGCAAATGAATTAATTTACTTGATTGAAAAAGACCAGCTACCTTCATTCACATTCGCATACTTTCCTGATCCGGACAAGACCGTTCATAAAAACGGTCCTATGGATTTAAAAGGAATTACAAAAACGGACAAAGAATTGCTGCGGGTATTAGAAGCATTCGGCTCGAAAGAAGAAGCGATTGAGAATGCGACATGGATTGTGATGGGAGATAGTGGTCAATCCCCGATTGGAGATGAAAAGGAAACCGCTTTGATCGATTTGCGTTCAATATTTGATGATTTCGATCTCGTAAAACCTGGTCAGCCAATAAACACCAATGACCAACTATTGCTAGCTGTGAATGAACGGATGGCATACATTTATTTGTTAGATGAGACATTGAAATTTGACGACATTAGCGATTTACTTTTAGCAGATGAACGAATTGGTTTTACGGCATGGAAAGAAAATGATGGAATAATCATCAAAAGCCCAGAAGATAACGAAGCTTTATTAGTGAAAAATGATGGGGATTACGAAGATGATTACGGCCAAAGTTGGTCGATACAAGGCGACCCAGCAGTGTTAGATGTATCAATGAATGAGAACCAGATACAGTTTGGAAATTACCCAGATGCATTTTCTCGACTCTATGGGTCACTCTTTTCCCATGATGCACGATTTCTTATTGTTGATGCAAAACCTGGACATGAGTTGATTTCAGAAAAGACGCCAACTCATATCGGTGGTGCTGGTCATGGCTCGCTTCATCGATTGGATTCAACAGCACCAATGATCATTATCGGTTCGGAACAATCGCCAGACTCAATGCGACATGTTGATTTAAAACAGTATATCATGACATTGATTCAAAAAAATAATACGGGGGAAAATGACAAAACCTGA
- a CDS encoding endonuclease/exonuclease/phosphatase family protein, with amino-acid sequence MRELKIMTFNIHHGVGTDGRLDLDRIATVIIESNADIIGLNEVDRSFSQRSDYMDEIKYLAEKLKFEYSFSPSLTLKCRFSKNGGKYGNALLSKFPLVAKKPHQMDFISGIIEGRSLLQATIEPTYSLPIHFFVTHLSINPFLQRKQIEFILKHTTALKNTPVLVMGDFNLRSGQKNWRRLNSKLNDLGSGQPTYPSKRPRVQLDYLFGNNHVKAKNIQVFDYLPEASDHLPLLATIKF; translated from the coding sequence ATGCGAGAATTGAAAATCATGACGTTTAATATTCACCATGGTGTCGGTACGGACGGAAGACTCGACCTTGATCGGATTGCAACGGTCATTATTGAGAGTAATGCTGATATTATCGGCCTAAATGAGGTTGATCGTAGTTTTTCGCAACGAAGCGATTATATGGATGAAATTAAGTATCTAGCTGAAAAACTGAAGTTCGAGTATAGCTTCTCCCCTTCCCTTACATTAAAATGTCGTTTTTCAAAAAATGGAGGAAAGTACGGGAATGCACTTTTATCAAAGTTTCCATTGGTTGCAAAGAAACCTCATCAAATGGATTTTATATCAGGGATAATTGAAGGCCGATCCTTGCTGCAAGCAACGATCGAACCTACATACTCTTTACCAATACACTTTTTTGTTACGCACTTGAGCATCAACCCTTTTTTGCAACGGAAACAAATTGAGTTTATTTTAAAGCATACTACCGCTTTAAAAAATACCCCTGTATTAGTCATGGGTGATTTCAATTTAAGATCAGGTCAAAAAAACTGGCGGAGATTAAATTCAAAGTTAAATGATCTTGGTAGCGGACAGCCAACCTACCCTTCGAAAAGACCAAGGGTTCAACTGGATTATCTGTTTGGAAACAACCATGTCAAAGCTAAGAATATCCAGGTGTTTGATTATCTGCCTGAAGCCTCTGATCATTTACCGCTTCTGGCAACCATTAAGTTTTGA
- a CDS encoding ABC-F family ATP-binding cassette domain-containing protein, whose translation MITVTNVGLRFADRKLFEDVNIKFTPGNCYGLIGANGAGKSTFLKILSGEVEPQKGDIHIPPGHRMTVLKQDHFEYEEFEVLSVVIMGHDRLYEIMQEKDEIYAKPDFSEEDGIKAAELEGEFAELNGWEAESNAAILLKGLGVDEELHSKKMADLTGAEKVKVLLAQALFGNPDILLLDEPTNHLDLKATHWLEEFLINFENTVIVVSHDRHFLNKVCTHIADLDFNKIQLYVGNYDFWYESSQLAQKMAQDANKKKEEKIKELQGFIARFSANASKSKQATSRKKLLDKISLDDIRPSSRRYPFVGFSPAREIGNDLLRVEGLTKTVNGEKVLDNVSFIMNKDDKIALVGKNEIAKTTLFKILMGEMEPDAGSYKWGVTTSQAYFPKDNSKYFEGSDLNLVDWLRQFSPEDDSESFLRGFLGRMLFSGDEVMKKASVLSGGEKVRCMLSKMMLSNANVLLLDDPTNHLDLESITALNNGLMKFKGSMLFASHDHQFVQTIANRIIELTDKGVMDKQMTYDEYLENADVQKQLELMYI comes from the coding sequence ATGATTACCGTTACAAATGTTGGTTTACGGTTTGCGGACCGTAAGCTGTTTGAAGATGTCAATATAAAGTTTACACCCGGAAACTGTTACGGGCTGATCGGTGCGAATGGTGCCGGAAAATCTACGTTTCTTAAAATTCTATCAGGTGAAGTTGAACCTCAAAAAGGAGACATTCACATTCCGCCTGGTCATCGTATGACCGTATTAAAACAGGATCACTTCGAGTATGAAGAATTTGAAGTGCTTAGTGTCGTCATTATGGGTCATGATCGCTTATATGAAATCATGCAGGAAAAAGATGAAATCTATGCTAAACCGGATTTCTCTGAGGAAGATGGGATAAAAGCGGCAGAGCTTGAAGGTGAATTTGCCGAACTGAATGGTTGGGAAGCTGAATCCAATGCGGCGATCCTGCTTAAAGGACTAGGTGTTGATGAAGAACTCCATTCTAAGAAAATGGCAGATTTGACGGGTGCAGAAAAAGTCAAGGTGTTATTAGCACAAGCGTTGTTCGGTAACCCTGATATCCTCTTACTGGATGAGCCGACGAACCACTTGGATTTAAAGGCGACCCACTGGCTTGAGGAATTTTTGATCAATTTTGAGAACACTGTCATCGTCGTTTCTCACGATCGTCACTTTTTAAATAAAGTTTGTACTCATATTGCCGATCTAGACTTCAATAAAATCCAACTCTATGTCGGGAATTATGACTTCTGGTACGAGTCGAGTCAACTAGCACAAAAAATGGCCCAGGATGCCAATAAGAAAAAGGAAGAAAAGATCAAGGAGCTCCAAGGGTTCATCGCTCGATTCAGTGCAAATGCTTCCAAATCGAAACAAGCAACTTCACGGAAAAAGCTGCTTGATAAGATTTCATTGGATGATATTCGGCCGTCCTCTCGCCGCTATCCATTTGTTGGATTTTCACCAGCACGTGAGATTGGGAATGACCTTTTACGTGTTGAAGGACTGACGAAAACAGTTAATGGTGAAAAGGTACTTGATAATGTGAGCTTTATTATGAACAAGGACGACAAAATCGCATTAGTAGGGAAAAACGAAATTGCGAAGACTACTTTATTCAAAATTTTAATGGGTGAAATGGAGCCTGACGCTGGTTCTTACAAGTGGGGAGTGACAACATCGCAAGCCTACTTCCCGAAGGATAATTCCAAGTATTTCGAGGGTAGTGATCTGAATCTAGTCGATTGGCTACGCCAATTCTCTCCAGAGGATGACAGTGAATCGTTCTTACGAGGATTTCTTGGCCGTATGCTCTTCTCTGGTGATGAAGTAATGAAAAAGGCAAGCGTCCTTTCAGGTGGGGAAAAAGTCCGCTGTATGCTATCAAAAATGATGTTAAGCAATGCCAATGTTTTATTGTTGGATGATCCGACGAACCACCTTGATCTAGAGTCTATCACTGCCTTGAACAACGGTTTGATGAAATTCAAAGGATCGATGCTATTCGCGTCTCATGACCATCAGTTCGTCCAAACGATCGCAAACCGAATTATCGAGCTAACCGATAAAGGTGTAATGGACAAGCAAATGACTTATGATGAGTATTTAGAAAATGCAGACGTTCAAAAACAGCTTGAATTAATGTACATCTAA
- a CDS encoding peptide MFS transporter — translation MEGAINENSQTGKKRKHPKGLFLLFITEMWERYSYYGMRSILVLYLTAELISGGLGMDKESALMLYGLYTGLVYFTPLIGGYLTDRLMGLRTAITIGGITMAAGDFTLFAVQEQWGLYLGLLLLIIGNGFFKPNISTLVGELYDKNDPRKDSAFTIFYMGINLGALISPLVAGLIYATWFHDTTANGIEVFGFKYAFLASSIGMIIGQVTFNSLSKKYLGDVGVKPAATMATPEDRKNAAPLTKHEKHRTAVILILACFTVMFWAGFEQAGASFTLYTRDFVDRTVFGYEIPVSFFQSLNPLFILLLAPVVSALWYKLSRTKRGDFSIPTKMSFGLILLGLGFMVMVPAVMITGSDESAAVQVSMLFMIVTYLLHTLGELSLSPIGLSLVSKMSPVKIASLLMGVWFLSNAAANYMAGYIASLTTEFGYLEIFTYLGIAAFALGLVLLALSKPLQKLMHVDEIDNSSRV, via the coding sequence ATGGAAGGGGCAATCAACGAGAATTCGCAAACAGGAAAAAAGCGAAAACATCCTAAAGGTCTATTTTTATTGTTTATTACTGAAATGTGGGAGCGTTATAGCTACTATGGAATGAGATCTATCCTGGTTCTCTATTTGACTGCTGAACTGATCAGTGGCGGATTAGGGATGGATAAAGAGTCTGCATTGATGCTATACGGACTTTATACTGGATTAGTTTATTTTACTCCATTAATCGGAGGTTACCTTACAGACCGGCTTATGGGACTCCGGACCGCCATAACCATCGGTGGAATTACGATGGCAGCAGGGGACTTTACCTTGTTCGCTGTACAGGAACAGTGGGGACTCTATTTAGGTTTACTTTTATTGATCATTGGAAACGGTTTCTTCAAACCGAACATTTCAACCCTTGTAGGAGAGCTTTACGACAAGAATGATCCTCGTAAGGACTCAGCTTTTACCATTTTTTATATGGGAATCAATCTAGGAGCTCTTATTTCTCCACTTGTTGCAGGGTTGATCTACGCGACTTGGTTCCACGATACAACAGCGAATGGAATCGAAGTTTTCGGATTCAAATATGCGTTCTTAGCTTCTTCGATCGGGATGATCATCGGGCAAGTAACCTTTAACTCCCTATCTAAAAAATACTTAGGTGATGTAGGTGTAAAACCTGCAGCAACAATGGCAACGCCTGAAGATAGGAAAAACGCAGCGCCTTTAACAAAGCACGAGAAACATCGTACCGCAGTAATCTTGATTTTGGCATGTTTCACTGTCATGTTCTGGGCTGGATTCGAACAAGCGGGTGCATCTTTCACACTTTATACACGTGATTTCGTTGATCGTACCGTTTTCGGTTATGAAATACCGGTATCGTTCTTCCAATCACTGAACCCGTTATTCATCTTGTTATTGGCTCCAGTCGTTTCAGCACTCTGGTACAAATTATCCAGAACTAAGCGTGGTGACTTTTCGATACCGACAAAAATGTCTTTTGGACTGATCTTACTAGGATTAGGTTTCATGGTAATGGTTCCAGCAGTAATGATTACGGGAAGCGATGAGTCCGCTGCAGTTCAAGTTTCCATGTTGTTCATGATCGTTACCTACTTACTTCATACTCTAGGTGAGCTTTCGCTATCACCAATAGGTTTATCGCTTGTAAGTAAAATGTCTCCAGTTAAGATTGCTTCATTACTTATGGGTGTCTGGTTCTTGAGTAATGCAGCTGCTAACTACATGGCTGGATACATCGCATCATTAACTACTGAATTTGGGTACCTTGAGATCTTCACCTATCTAGGAATTGCTGCGTTTGCACTTGGGTTAGTACTACTTGCCCTCTCAAAACCGCTGCAAAAGCTAATGCATGTAGATGAAATTGACAATTCATCTAGGGTCTAA
- a CDS encoding DUF3307 domain-containing protein: protein MFQLFLVFVLAHLMADFIFQRSNIIELKKTNFHKGLLRHVFCHFVLSLAGVLSYYFVNEDWSLSVVIKSLIAVLAITVGHYFIDWLKETVKKKYDHVFVSGSLFVFDQLLHLILILLILNVLGMVTYSMEQWNRDIVQFLFEGIEFTNVTKLLLILNLLILSTEGAGYFLGIVLKNLGPNPTLNKGTYSITDEKTEIKTLFNEKGEEVNEVTTIKTEQFYKDSPKNIGRYIGMIERLLIIIFIVQGFPHGLPFLIAIKSLTRFKQFENKQFSEYYLIGSLFSALIAVVIGYLVLRIL from the coding sequence ATGTTTCAATTATTCCTTGTATTTGTGCTCGCTCATTTGATGGCAGACTTCATTTTTCAACGAAGCAATATTATAGAACTAAAGAAAACAAACTTTCACAAAGGGTTACTGCGACATGTTTTTTGTCACTTTGTTCTTTCGCTAGCTGGTGTTCTCAGTTACTATTTCGTAAATGAAGATTGGTCCTTAAGCGTAGTCATTAAAAGTTTGATCGCTGTATTGGCAATCACTGTGGGGCACTATTTTATCGACTGGTTGAAGGAAACGGTAAAAAAGAAATATGACCATGTTTTCGTTTCCGGAAGTCTGTTCGTTTTTGATCAACTCCTTCACTTGATTTTAATTTTACTCATATTGAATGTCCTCGGAATGGTGACCTATTCGATGGAACAGTGGAACAGGGACATTGTTCAATTTCTGTTTGAAGGGATCGAGTTTACAAACGTAACGAAACTTTTACTCATTCTAAATCTTTTAATCCTATCAACGGAGGGAGCAGGTTACTTCTTAGGTATCGTACTGAAAAACCTCGGGCCAAATCCGACGTTGAATAAAGGAACGTACAGCATTACCGATGAAAAGACCGAAATCAAAACACTATTTAACGAAAAAGGGGAAGAGGTCAATGAAGTAACAACCATTAAAACAGAGCAATTTTACAAGGATTCCCCAAAGAATATTGGCAGATATATCGGAATGATCGAGCGTCTCCTGATCATCATTTTCATTGTTCAAGGATTTCCGCACGGGTTGCCATTTTTGATTGCAATCAAATCGTTAACGAGATTTAAGCAGTTTGAAAACAAGCAGTTCTCGGAGTATTATCTGATTGGAAGTTTATTCAGTGCATTGATCGCTGTAGTGATCGGGTACCTTGTTTTAAGGATTTTATAA
- a CDS encoding prolyl oligopeptidase family serine peptidase — protein sequence MIVLTFPKPDIEQFFQTLSVQDFVLSPNEKQLVVSSNINGHYNLWGMDLPNMFPYPLTAKNQKTHALHYAKNGDFLIVGFDQDGDENIQLYALEPSGGSLLDLRQKEGEKHYFGALTDDGERLFYTSSKDNPSYLNGYCFDLTTGEETVVVEGNEAIIELIDVSADEKSILYSKHFSNSFMPAIVKTNGKDLSLTPPTDDEFTVTEAIFTTNDSIYFTTNYEADFSYLARFDIHTNEFTKVLELEGEELSSIKYDKTNGRLFITSTSKAEDRLFVYDLQNNQSKQISLPIHFIKKLIVSTKGSLYLLGEGSTQLNNIYRLDIIERNWEQLTNYKIPGVSKEELVEPEVVTYTSFDGLKIEALFYRANEERNNGHVIHWPHGGPQSSERKYFISLYQLLLNRGYSIFAPNFRGSTGYGLKFMKMVEQDWGFGPRLDNVKGIEWLVENGYVDYDKVFLMGGSFGGYMSLLLHGRHPEYFKAVVDICGPSNLFSFIDSVPEHWKPGMHKFVGDPVEQKDKLIEDSPSTYLDHMKKPMLMIQGANDPRVVKAESDQLVEALEKNGTVVDYMVLEDEGHGFSKKENEIKVYRRILEFFEQYR from the coding sequence ATGATTGTGTTAACTTTTCCAAAACCAGATATCGAACAGTTTTTTCAAACTCTTTCGGTACAAGACTTTGTCCTAAGTCCAAATGAAAAACAGCTTGTGGTGAGTTCTAATATTAACGGGCACTATAACCTATGGGGGATGGACCTCCCAAACATGTTTCCGTATCCGTTAACCGCGAAGAATCAAAAAACGCACGCCTTGCATTATGCAAAGAATGGAGATTTTCTCATTGTCGGCTTCGATCAGGACGGTGATGAAAACATCCAATTATACGCCCTTGAACCGAGTGGTGGGAGCCTCTTGGATCTAAGACAAAAAGAGGGAGAAAAACACTACTTTGGTGCGTTGACCGATGACGGAGAACGTCTATTTTACACCTCATCAAAAGACAATCCATCCTATTTAAACGGCTATTGTTTCGACTTGACAACAGGAGAAGAAACCGTTGTTGTGGAGGGGAACGAGGCCATAATTGAACTGATCGATGTTAGTGCAGACGAAAAGAGCATCTTGTATTCAAAGCATTTTTCAAATTCGTTTATGCCTGCCATTGTAAAAACAAACGGAAAGGATTTATCCCTCACACCACCGACCGATGATGAGTTTACGGTAACTGAAGCCATTTTTACGACAAATGATTCAATATATTTTACGACGAACTATGAAGCTGATTTTTCTTACCTGGCCAGGTTCGACATACATACCAACGAGTTCACAAAGGTTCTAGAGCTGGAAGGTGAAGAGCTTTCATCCATTAAATATGATAAAACGAATGGTCGGTTGTTCATTACGAGTACAAGTAAAGCGGAAGATCGATTATTTGTTTATGACCTTCAAAACAACCAATCTAAACAAATTTCTCTTCCAATACACTTTATTAAAAAACTGATCGTCTCTACAAAAGGATCTTTATATTTACTTGGTGAAGGGTCCACTCAACTGAACAATATTTACCGACTCGATATTATTGAACGAAATTGGGAACAACTTACAAACTATAAGATCCCAGGAGTATCAAAGGAAGAGCTCGTTGAACCTGAAGTTGTAACGTATACTTCTTTTGACGGATTAAAGATTGAAGCATTATTTTACCGGGCAAATGAGGAAAGGAATAATGGTCATGTTATCCATTGGCCGCACGGAGGACCGCAATCGAGTGAACGGAAATACTTCATCTCCCTTTATCAATTGTTATTAAATAGAGGATATTCGATTTTTGCACCTAATTTCAGGGGTTCAACTGGTTACGGACTAAAGTTCATGAAAATGGTTGAACAGGACTGGGGATTCGGTCCACGTCTCGACAATGTTAAAGGAATCGAATGGCTCGTCGAAAACGGATATGTCGATTACGATAAAGTCTTTTTGATGGGCGGAAGTTTTGGAGGATACATGTCGTTATTGTTGCACGGGAGACATCCTGAATATTTCAAGGCAGTTGTAGACATTTGTGGCCCAAGCAATCTTTTCTCCTTTATCGATAGTGTTCCGGAACATTGGAAGCCTGGAATGCATAAGTTTGTTGGGGATCCTGTTGAACAAAAAGACAAATTAATAGAAGATTCACCATCAACCTATCTCGATCATATGAAAAAACCGATGCTAATGATTCAAGGGGCGAATGATCCACGTGTTGTAAAGGCTGAGTCTGATCAACTTGTTGAAGCACTTGAGAAAAATGGAACAGTGGTAGATTACATGGTTCTGGAAGATGAAGGTCATGGCTTTTCAAAAAAGGAAAATGAAATCAAGGTTTACCGGAGGATTTTGGAATTCTTCGAACAATATCGTTAG
- a CDS encoding ABC transporter ATP-binding protein, which produces MHQNPLLKLLNVSKKIGKHQILSNIDLEIGEGEIVGLLGPNGSGKTTLIRTIVGLVKANTGKIIIGDRDLYKHFNEAIRHVGAIVENPEFYGYLTGYQNLKQYAAMYKEITDERIDEVIALVNLEHAIHDKVRTYSLGMRQRLGIAQAILHRPKLLILDEPTNGLDPMGIREFRTYVKALCEKENVSIIIASHLLREIEDVCHRVAIIHSGEIIQVTELHNQLDTAHKVRFEIPERKKALMLIEGQGISGELLPDGVALSLKKEQIPEVICLLVRNEIPIFAVNSLHPSLEEAFFNVIGETYYD; this is translated from the coding sequence ATGCATCAAAACCCATTACTTAAACTATTGAATGTGAGTAAAAAGATAGGTAAACATCAGATACTTTCTAATATCGATTTAGAAATTGGTGAAGGAGAAATCGTAGGGTTACTGGGACCTAATGGATCCGGCAAAACAACTCTAATCCGGACAATTGTTGGACTTGTCAAAGCAAATACAGGCAAAATCATAATCGGCGATCGAGACTTATATAAACACTTCAATGAAGCGATACGACATGTAGGTGCGATTGTTGAAAACCCCGAGTTTTACGGGTATTTAACGGGTTATCAAAATTTGAAGCAATATGCAGCAATGTACAAGGAGATTACGGATGAACGGATTGATGAAGTAATTGCACTTGTAAATCTTGAACATGCGATTCATGATAAAGTCCGCACGTATTCACTGGGTATGAGACAAAGGCTAGGAATTGCTCAGGCGATTTTACATAGACCGAAATTATTAATCCTTGATGAACCTACAAATGGTTTGGATCCGATGGGAATAAGAGAGTTTCGTACTTATGTGAAGGCTCTTTGTGAAAAAGAAAACGTCTCCATCATCATTGCTAGCCATCTTCTACGTGAAATCGAAGACGTATGCCACCGGGTCGCGATCATTCATTCCGGAGAAATCATTCAGGTCACAGAGTTACATAACCAATTAGATACAGCACACAAAGTAAGATTTGAAATTCCTGAACGCAAAAAAGCGTTGATGCTTATTGAAGGTCAAGGAATATCCGGTGAGCTTTTACCCGATGGAGTTGCACTCAGCCTAAAGAAGGAGCAAATTCCGGAAGTCATCTGTCTGTTAGTAAGGAATGAAATACCGATATTTGCAGTAAATTCATTACACCCATCACTAGAAGAAGCATTTTTTAATGTGATAGGAGAGACCTATTATGATTAA